DNA from Drosophila busckii strain San Diego stock center, stock number 13000-0081.31 chromosome 2R, ASM1175060v1, whole genome shotgun sequence:
tgttgttggcgcctGTTGACACAGTTGCTACTGCAACAACTGTAATGtatgctgctgttattgtatctgcattcataaattaaattgttgctgacgATATCACACAAGAAGTTATTCAAGttgtcaattgaaattgacaatgacaatgcaCTGGGCCTTTAAATACAGTGTgcaatttacaacaacatatgaataaatatattaatatatagtcGTAGAGTAAGATACAGTCTTATGGGTTTCATTTTGGCGCATGAGCTCAACCATGCCTCAACCTCGAACATGAAGGCTTACTCTACGACTATGCTGGCAATGAATCCCTATTGCAGCTTTtacaacttaaatttataaaaaatattcatattaacatttattacaattgctgtgcacttttttttttattcaatgtTGCCGGCTATTTGGAGGACGCCGCTGAGCTGcgcttaattatatatattaattatacttACAAGGAATCATccattttcactttttaattttcgcAGAATGACTACCTTTCACACAATGACTTTGATTTACTATTCGCAAaatgactttgactttgaattTAAACGTCAAAATTTTTCAAAGTAATTATGtcataaaaagtgaaaagttttCCAACACCATTTCAAACGGGTGCCCGCGGGCGTTGTGTCACTTTTCAAAGTGTCATATCGCCCGCGGGCTTTAtgtcattttttttagtgGGCCTTATGACACTATGAGAAGTGCATTAACGCCCGAGcctaataataatgaaataccTGGAATAAGTAGCCGCCcagcataattttttgtgAGAATAGACTGCTCTATAAGGTAAGAAGCGCCGTAggctaatatttttttacgaAAAAAATCGCGAATAAATAGCCGCCcagcaatattttttgtgaGAAAAGAGTGCGAAATTAGTATTTTtgccaaaacaattaaaattagccaatatcaataaaaatggGCCAAAGAGCCAACGAGAAAAAAATGAGCCAGTTCTGGCTCAAAAGATCCAAATCTGGCAACCGTGGCTATGCTATCAAAGCTGTGGGAAACTTTGCTAAGCTGGCATACTTGCTATAAATTAGTAGTGCTGTTAATTTATACCAAGCCCAAAAGTATGCCTCAATCAAaactattaataaaatgtCAGAAAGTTGACTCAAGTGCTATTGCTTATGTGAAAGCTTGAGTTCGAAAATTGTTACTCAAAGCTATTGAACCTCTTATTAATGATGAATTAATTTGAAGGTAAATGCATGTTGGctgcaagtaaaaaaaattgagaaatccataataaaatttttttgttatctaTGCATAATATGCGGTGactgtaataataatattttcaaaataacttttatttatccAAGCTATATTTATACTTAGGTGTCATACTAGACAGACCGTTACATTTTAAAGATCACACGATATATGACTGCGGCCTGCTGCAAATTTTAGAATTGACCTCTAATTGGCTTTCGCCAGGCATTGCCTTATATAAGCTAAGCCCTAAACGCTATAGTAGCTATCAAATTGGCTGATTGTGAAAGCGAGACAGCATTAACGCGTGGGTTGTTGTCTTGGCTAAATGAAaagcttttggcatttgtattaaatatatatccgtttatttgtttgacttttaatcagcgcaattgcagctgccttTGCCATCATCGCAGCTGCTTATGAACTCACGATTGGGTcgtatgcaattattttcgcGATCATAAATGcctaaaaaacttttgcaattgcagcaatacAAATACTCGCGATTGTCGCCGGAGCTCAGACAGGGCAGAAAGCAAAAGGGAAAACAATTGGCAATGCACAGGGAAGCGCAGCAGCCGGAGCCCAACTCGGCGCTGGATTTCAGCAGCGGTGCGCGATTGGCGCCACAATTGGGGCAGTAGATGCAGCCGTCTGTAGGCAGCCAGCGTTCAATGGAGCTGCGAAATATGTGACGCTTGTTCAGATCACGCGAGTCCACCGCTT
Protein-coding regions in this window:
- the LOC108595762 gene encoding uncharacterized protein LOC108595762, giving the protein MSTSPKDTQYLRCLKCLKIIKCSRYDTSGLVRHVQMAHPEIIDSASEKKLQNLHKLAAEHGISDERLSQISKMTGMSEVQMADEAERYLAKQQAKKGGGGSKAMPTTQQQQQKSSCAPKAVDSRDLNKRHIFRSSIERWLPTDGCIYCPNCGANRAPLLKSSAELGSGCCASLCIANCFPFCFLPCLSSGDNREYLYCCNCKSFLGIYDRENNCIRPNREFISSCDDGKGSCNCAD